The Nostoc sp. 'Peltigera membranacea cyanobiont' N6 genome contains the following window.
CACCCGCGCTTTGTCAGCCGTGAATGTCAGCCAAGAAGCGATCGCAGATCCGGTACAGATTCACTATCATTTACCCCAAGGTTTAGACCTGAAGGTTGACCGGGTTTATGAAAAATTTTTGCAAAATCTTATTGCTCATTTTCGCCATGAAGAACAGGGAATTCGCCGCTTTTATGACGAATGCCAAAAAGTATTCAAGTGCCTTAACAGCATGGATTTGCTGTCGTTGGAAGAACCTCGGTATTTACTGCGGGTATTTTTCCAGCATCCTTTGGCGTGTCTCGGTTTAGTTAAGTATCTGCCCCAAAATGCCGGAGATTTTGCCAGACGCTACATCAAAGATCCCCAATTATTGAAATTTATCGATATGGAATGTTATTGCTGGTCGGTGGTTCCAGCAGACATGACACCAATGATCAATGCTGGGATGGTCTTTTCTGACAGGCATTATGGCGGAGTTAACTATCCTAAAGGTGGGGTGGGACAAATTGCCCAAAAACTGGTAGAAGGTCTAGAGAAAGCTGGGGGTAAAATTCAGTACCAAGCTAGAGTCACGAAAATTCTTACAGAACAGGGAAAAGCGGTAGGCGTGCAACTGGCAAATGGTAAAGTATATCGGGGTAAACGCATAGTTTCTAATGCCACACGCTGGGATACCTTTGAGCAATTACTACCAGCAGAAGCAATGCCACATAATGAGAAAATTTGGCAACAGAATTATCAAAAATCTCCCAGCTTTTTGAGTTTGCATATCGGGGTAAAAGAGTCAGTTTTATCTGCGGGGACAGAGTGCCATCATATTTTGCTAGAAGATTGGGAAAAAATGACAGCAGTGGAAGGGACAATTTTTGTTTCGATTCCCACATTGCTCGATCCAGATTTAGCACCAGATGGATATCACATTATTCATGCCTTCACACCTCACTGGATTGATGATTGGCAAAAACTTTCTCCGAGTGAGTACGAAGCGAAGAAAGAAGAGGCGGCTGGCCGAATTCTTGACCGCCTAGAGAAGATTTTTCCCGGTTTAGATGCTGGATTGGATTATCTAGAGGTAGGCACACCCCGCACTCATCGCCGCTTTTTGGGTCGTCAGGATGGCACTTATGGGCCAATTCCCCGGCGCAAGTTGCGGGGATTATTGAAGATGCCCTTTAATCGCACAGGTATTCCAGGACTTTATTGTGTCGGGGATAGTACCTTTCCAGGTCAAGGGTTGAATGCAGTAGCTTTTTCTGGGTTTGCTTGCGCCCACCGGATTGCTGTAGATTTAGGATTTTAGTGTGTATTCTGTCGCCAATCAGGGACTTGCAAATAAAAAATATCCCAAAACTGACGCAAAAATCCTTTCTATTTCTCCTCTCTCTGTGTTCTCTGTGCCTCTGTGGTAGCCTGCGGCAAGCCGCTTTGCGTCTACGTTTATTTGGATAATTTATTTCTTGGAAATCCCCAAAGTGAATAAATTAACGTATGAAGATATTTCCAACTGTCGCCGTGATTGGTTTTGGAAGTTAGCACACGACTCGATCGATTGTACAACCGCTAATAATGAAACTGATGCTACAGACTACCATACAAAATTTCCATAAATTTTATTTATTAATATTGTAAACCTTCATAAGTGTACTTAGTTTCTACCACATACTATGAAACTTTATTTACCATCATTCGGCTAATCCAGTATGGAAATAATTCAAAATATAGCTGGGTGTAAATTCACTCCTTTACCCGAATTACTTGGAGTTTACCGAAAAAACACTTAGTCTCACTAAGTGTTACATAATACCTTACATTAAGAAATACTAGTTAAATTAAACACTTGTAACCGATGTTTTTTCATATAAGTCAATAATTTACGAAGTTTTTGATATGTGTGCTTTAATGGTGGACGGCTTTTGTTCGTTCATGAATCTTCATCACACACAACGCTCACTCATGCTCCTCACACACAAAGAAAATATTTTAAAACTAAGCTGGCTTTTACCCAGCTTCTTCAGCTTGTTCCTGTTTGGCTCCAGTGTCAAAGCTGCTGCGATCGCTAATTGGCATTTTGATAGCAATCGCAATCATCTGGATTTCACCACAGATGAGAATGTTCAACCCAAAGTACAATTACTTACCAATCCTACCCGTCTGGTAATTGATTTACCTGGAGTTAAACTAGGATATCCACAGACTAGTCAAAGAGTGGGGTTAGTAATTAAAGACATTAGCATCCGGCAGTTTAACGCAGATACTACCCGTATGGTAGTTACCTTAGCACCCAATTACACCTTCGATCTAGCACAGGTGAAACTGCAAGAGGAATCTGCCAATCATTGGTCAGTGCAGTTACCCAAGCCGATACAATTGACTGCAACCCAGCCAAACATTTTAGAAATAACACCGACTCAACCGAGTATTTCTCCAACAGTGAGTGATAATAGCACTCTGTTTGCTGGCGTGGTTCCCATGCATTCACCGATGAAAGGGCTGGAACCGCAGATTAAAGCCTTGATGAATCGCTACAACTTCCTGAAAACAGGAATGTTTTTTTTGGATTTGGATACTGGGGATTATCTGGATGTTGGAGGCGATCGCGTTTTCCCAGCTGCTAGTACAATCAAACTGCCAATTCTCATTGCCTTTTTCCAAGATTTAGATGCTGGTAAAGTCACCCTTCAAGAAAACCTGACTATGCGGGGTGACTTAGTAACCAATGGTTCTGGAACTATGCAGTATGAGCGAGTTGGCAAGAAGTATACAGCTTTGGAAACCATCACTAAGATGATTACCATCAGTGACAATACCGCCACCAACATGATTATCGATCGCTTAGGTGGAGTGGCGAAACTAAATCAGCGCTTCCGTAACTGGGGACTGAAAGACACCGTAATTCGGCATCTTTTGGCTGATTTGAGAGGAACCAACACCACAAGTTCTCAAGATATGGCGCGGGTGCTGGCTTTAGTTGTGAATAACAAGCTAGTTTCTCCACAGAGTCGGGAGCAAGCTTTAGATATTCTGCGTCACACCACAATTCACACACTGCTTCCCGCCGGTTTAGGAAAAGGTGCAGTCATCGCCAATAAAACCGGAGATATCGGTTTTCTCATTGGCGATGCGGGATTTGTGACTATGCCAAATGGTAAGCGTTACCTGGCGGCTATCTTCGTCACCCGTCCTTATAAGGACACCAGGGGAAGAGACTTTATCCGTCAAGTTTCCCAGCTTGTTTACAATTACCTGAACCAAGTGAACCCGGTTGCTGCGGTTGATTCGCCTAATAGTGCTACGAGATAATAATGGGCGGTTAGAAACCGCGTCTACAGAAACAAAACCCACCTCCGTGGGTTAAAAAACCTTAATTTTCCCTTAGTCCGCGGAGGCGGACTTTGCCTGTATAGCCGCGAATTCTATTCGCCCAATGCACAACTGTGTGCCCCTACAGTAATTAGATAATTTTAATTTTACTTGCGGCTCTAGTAGCTTTTTCTCTAGCCTCTTGGACATTCACACCCTTAGCCAAAGCTACGCCCATTCGCCGATATGGATGAGCATTAGGTTTACCAAATAATCTAATCTCTACATCTTTTTCTGACAAAGCATCAGCTACACCTGTAAAAGCAATAGAATCAGATTTTTCTGAGGCTAAAATTACCGCGCTAGCTGAGGCTCCTAGCTGCTCTATATGAGGAATTGGCAAATCTAAAATTGCTCTTAAATGTAGTTCAAATTCATTGAGATTTTGTGAGATTAATGTCACCATTCCCGTATCGTGGGGTCTGGGAGAAAGTTCGGAAAAAATCACTTCATCCTTGGTAATGAAAAATTCAACACCAAAAATTCCGGCTCCTCCTAAAGCATCAGTGACTTTTATCGCTATTTCTTGAGCTTTTAATATATTTTCTTCAGAAATTAATGCGGGTTGCCATGATTCTTGATAATCTCCTCTTTCTTGGCGATGACCAATAGGAGAACAGAAAATTGTCGGCG
Protein-coding sequences here:
- the crtH gene encoding carotenoid isomerase, with protein sequence MTNDAIVIGSGIGGLVTATQLAAKGAKVLVLERYLIPGGSAGYFERQGYRFDVGASMIFGLGQNGTTNLLTRALSAVNVSQEAIADPVQIHYHLPQGLDLKVDRVYEKFLQNLIAHFRHEEQGIRRFYDECQKVFKCLNSMDLLSLEEPRYLLRVFFQHPLACLGLVKYLPQNAGDFARRYIKDPQLLKFIDMECYCWSVVPADMTPMINAGMVFSDRHYGGVNYPKGGVGQIAQKLVEGLEKAGGKIQYQARVTKILTEQGKAVGVQLANGKVYRGKRIVSNATRWDTFEQLLPAEAMPHNEKIWQQNYQKSPSFLSLHIGVKESVLSAGTECHHILLEDWEKMTAVEGTIFVSIPTLLDPDLAPDGYHIIHAFTPHWIDDWQKLSPSEYEAKKEEAAGRILDRLEKIFPGLDAGLDYLEVGTPRTHRRFLGRQDGTYGPIPRRKLRGLLKMPFNRTGIPGLYCVGDSTFPGQGLNAVAFSGFACAHRIAVDLGF
- a CDS encoding serine hydrolase, giving the protein MLLTHKENILKLSWLLPSFFSLFLFGSSVKAAAIANWHFDSNRNHLDFTTDENVQPKVQLLTNPTRLVIDLPGVKLGYPQTSQRVGLVIKDISIRQFNADTTRMVVTLAPNYTFDLAQVKLQEESANHWSVQLPKPIQLTATQPNILEITPTQPSISPTVSDNSTLFAGVVPMHSPMKGLEPQIKALMNRYNFLKTGMFFLDLDTGDYLDVGGDRVFPAASTIKLPILIAFFQDLDAGKVTLQENLTMRGDLVTNGSGTMQYERVGKKYTALETITKMITISDNTATNMIIDRLGGVAKLNQRFRNWGLKDTVIRHLLADLRGTNTTSSQDMARVLALVVNNKLVSPQSREQALDILRHTTIHTLLPAGLGKGAVIANKTGDIGFLIGDAGFVTMPNGKRYLAAIFVTRPYKDTRGRDFIRQVSQLVYNYLNQVNPVAAVDSPNSATR